In Achromobacter xylosoxidans A8, a single window of DNA contains:
- a CDS encoding response regulator transcription factor: MTAVLLVDDHAMFREALVMALGQAMPGMTIHPAASGQEALDALDRQTAIQHVIMDFYLPDMAGAELLKRLRQRRAQLRILVLSASQDPEDMRRALEAGAQGFLNKSASCQELAAALEAVSEAQPAHRSVSSSALLAGGQDEAALLRALTPRQNEVLCLMCDGLRNKEISERLNMTEKTVKTHVSAILGTLGVLNRTQATLVARRGGVFGKPV, encoded by the coding sequence ATGACGGCAGTGTTATTGGTTGACGACCACGCCATGTTCCGCGAAGCGCTGGTCATGGCGCTGGGCCAGGCCATGCCCGGCATGACGATCCATCCCGCGGCCAGCGGCCAGGAAGCATTGGACGCGCTGGACCGGCAGACGGCGATCCAGCACGTCATCATGGATTTCTACCTGCCCGACATGGCCGGGGCCGAGCTGCTCAAGCGCTTGCGCCAGCGCCGCGCGCAACTGCGCATCCTGGTGCTGTCGGCTTCGCAGGATCCGGAGGACATGCGCCGGGCGTTGGAGGCCGGCGCGCAGGGCTTTCTGAACAAGTCCGCCAGTTGCCAGGAACTGGCAGCCGCGCTGGAAGCCGTCAGCGAGGCCCAGCCGGCGCATCGCAGCGTCTCCTCGTCTGCGCTGCTCGCGGGCGGTCAGGATGAGGCGGCCTTGCTGCGTGCGCTGACGCCGCGCCAGAACGAGGTGTTGTGCCTGATGTGCGACGGCCTGCGCAACAAGGAAATATCGGAACGCCTGAACATGACCGAGAAGACCGTCAAGACGCATGTGTCGGCCATCCTGGGCACCTTGGGCGTGCTCAATCGTACGCAGGCGACGCTAGTGGCGCGGCGCGGCGGCGTGTTCGGGAAGCCGGTTTAG